A genome region from Natronobeatus ordinarius includes the following:
- a CDS encoding IS6 family transposase, translating to MQLANLLRETLDVDCDEVWENERTPTPVRVFGVRLHSMGLSVREVVAVLELLGIDRSHGAIWNWTHKLSEAQSDPPTAQPSRVAVDEKQIEVDGEKKWLYAAIDIESKLLLEIDVFSRRGTDPAAAFLHRLIEKHEIDEAEFLVDAGGYLTALARHELSGQLNYSDRNHVEKWFQTVSMRIDRFHSFWRGSPASARRWLRRFRHHYNHDRPNQALNGRTPAEEVLN from the coding sequence ATGCAACTCGCCAACCTGCTCAGAGAGACCTTAGACGTGGATTGTGATGAGGTTTGGGAGAACGAGCGCACCCCGACACCCGTCAGGGTGTTCGGGGTGCGACTGCATTCGATGGGTTTGTCAGTTCGGGAGGTCGTCGCAGTGCTTGAATTACTCGGTATTGACCGCTCTCACGGCGCAATCTGGAACTGGACACACAAATTATCAGAAGCTCAGAGCGACCCGCCGACGGCGCAGCCGTCGCGGGTCGCGGTCGATGAGAAACAGATCGAGGTCGATGGCGAGAAAAAATGGTTGTATGCCGCGATCGACATAGAATCGAAGCTACTGCTCGAAATCGACGTGTTCAGCCGCCGCGGGACTGACCCCGCGGCGGCGTTCTTGCACCGACTCATCGAGAAACACGAGATCGACGAGGCAGAGTTTCTCGTCGATGCTGGCGGCTATTTGACTGCCCTCGCGCGCCACGAATTGAGCGGTCAACTCAACTACAGCGACCGAAACCACGTCGAAAAGTGGTTTCAAACTGTCTCAATGCGGATCGACCGCTTTCACTCCTTCTGGCGGGGCAGTCCGGCCAGCGCAAGACGCTGGCTGAGACGCTTCAGACACCACTATAACCACGATCGACCGAATCAAGCGCTCAATGGCCGAACGCCAGCTGAGGAGGTGCTGAACTA